One stretch of Micromonospora echinospora DNA includes these proteins:
- the recG gene encoding ATP-dependent DNA helicase RecG: protein MTGEAATVDTPLKKLVGERTAKALAGHLDLHTAGDLIYHFPRRYDERGEHTDIRSLDVGEQVTVLAQVQRTAVRPMRQRRGNLLEVTVGDGSGGVLTCTFFGNQAWRERELRPGRWGLFAGKVTEFRGKRQLNGPEYVLLGEGGEGEAAANEEVEEFAGALIPVYPAAAAVPTWVIARCVRVVLDTFTPPDDPLPATVRATRNLADIGTALREIHRPTSKEALYRARRRLKWDEAFAVQLTLVQRKHRAAAWPARARPAKAGGLLDAFDARLPYELTSGQQVVGREIAADLAAAHPMHRLLQGEVGSGKTVVALRAMLQVVDAGGQAALLAPTEVLAAQHYRGILDLLGPLARAGELGAAEDATRVELITGSLGAAARRRALAEVAEGRAGIVLGTHALLYEGVDFHDLGLVVVDEQHRFGVEQRDALRAKADQPPHVLVMTATPIPRTVAMTVYGDLETSTLSQLPQGRSPIASHVVPAAEKPAFLDRAWRRLREEVAKGHQAYVVCPRIGEGPVSDEEAPREDDNGRRPPLAVTEVAPLLAEGPLHGLRIGVLHGRLPADEKDAVMRAFADGELDVLVATTVVEVGVNVPNATVMIVLDADRFGVSQLHQLRGRVGRGSAAGLCLLVSEAAEGSSARERLDAVASTTDGFKLAELDLEQRREGDVLGATQSGRRSHLRLLSLRRDAELIRDARAEAIELVEEDPDLARHPALAASVAALVDEERAEYLEKG from the coding sequence ATGACTGGCGAGGCGGCCACTGTGGACACGCCGCTGAAGAAGCTGGTCGGCGAGCGCACCGCGAAGGCGCTGGCCGGGCACCTCGACCTGCACACCGCGGGCGACCTGATCTACCACTTCCCGCGCCGCTACGACGAGCGTGGCGAGCACACCGACATCCGCTCGCTCGACGTGGGGGAGCAGGTTACGGTGCTCGCCCAGGTGCAGCGCACCGCTGTGCGCCCGATGCGCCAGCGGCGCGGCAACCTGCTGGAGGTGACCGTCGGCGACGGTTCCGGCGGCGTGCTCACCTGCACGTTCTTCGGCAACCAGGCGTGGCGGGAGCGGGAGCTGCGCCCGGGCCGGTGGGGGCTGTTCGCCGGCAAGGTGACCGAGTTCCGGGGCAAGCGGCAGCTCAACGGCCCGGAGTACGTCCTGCTCGGCGAGGGCGGCGAGGGCGAGGCGGCCGCGAACGAGGAGGTCGAGGAGTTCGCCGGGGCGCTGATCCCGGTCTACCCGGCCGCGGCGGCGGTGCCGACCTGGGTGATCGCCCGCTGCGTACGCGTCGTGCTCGACACGTTCACCCCGCCGGACGACCCGCTGCCGGCCACCGTGCGGGCCACCCGCAACCTGGCCGACATCGGCACCGCGCTGCGCGAGATCCACCGTCCGACCAGCAAGGAGGCGCTCTACCGGGCCCGCCGCCGGCTCAAGTGGGACGAGGCGTTCGCCGTGCAGCTCACGCTGGTGCAGCGCAAGCACCGGGCGGCGGCGTGGCCGGCGCGGGCCCGGCCGGCGAAGGCGGGCGGCCTGCTGGACGCGTTCGATGCCCGGCTGCCGTACGAGCTGACCTCCGGCCAGCAGGTCGTCGGGCGGGAGATCGCCGCCGACCTGGCCGCCGCGCACCCGATGCACCGGCTGCTGCAGGGCGAGGTGGGTTCCGGCAAGACCGTGGTGGCGCTGCGCGCCATGCTCCAGGTGGTCGACGCCGGGGGCCAGGCCGCGTTGCTCGCGCCGACCGAGGTGCTCGCCGCCCAGCACTACCGGGGCATCCTCGACCTGCTCGGCCCGCTCGCCCGGGCCGGCGAGCTGGGCGCCGCCGAGGACGCCACCCGGGTCGAGCTGATCACCGGCTCGCTCGGCGCGGCGGCCCGGCGCCGGGCGCTGGCCGAGGTGGCCGAGGGCCGGGCCGGCATCGTGCTCGGCACGCACGCGCTGCTCTACGAGGGCGTCGACTTCCACGACCTCGGCCTGGTGGTGGTGGACGAGCAGCACCGCTTCGGCGTGGAGCAGCGCGACGCGCTGCGCGCCAAGGCCGACCAGCCGCCGCACGTGCTGGTGATGACCGCCACCCCGATCCCGCGCACTGTCGCCATGACCGTCTACGGCGACCTGGAGACGTCCACGCTGTCCCAGCTTCCGCAGGGCCGCTCACCGATCGCCTCGCACGTCGTACCGGCCGCCGAGAAGCCCGCGTTCCTCGACCGGGCCTGGCGCCGACTGCGTGAGGAGGTCGCCAAGGGCCACCAGGCGTACGTGGTCTGCCCGCGCATCGGCGAAGGCCCGGTGTCGGACGAGGAGGCGCCGCGGGAGGACGACAACGGCCGACGCCCGCCGCTGGCGGTGACCGAGGTGGCGCCGCTGCTGGCCGAGGGGCCCTTGCACGGGCTGCGGATCGGGGTGCTGCACGGTCGGCTGCCCGCCGACGAGAAGGACGCGGTGATGCGCGCGTTCGCCGACGGCGAGCTGGACGTGCTGGTCGCGACCACAGTGGTCGAGGTCGGCGTGAACGTGCCGAACGCGACGGTGATGATCGTGCTGGACGCCGACCGGTTCGGCGTGTCCCAGCTGCACCAGTTGCGCGGCCGGGTCGGCCGGGGCTCCGCAGCCGGTCTGTGCCTGCTGGTGTCCGAGGCGGCCGAGGGTTCGTCGGCGCGGGAGCGGCTGGACGCGGTGGCCTCCACCACCGACGGGTTCAAGCTGGCCGAACTCGACCTGGAACAGCGCCGGGAGGGTGACGTGCTCGGCGCGACCCAGTCCGGCCGGCGCTCGCACCTGCGGCTGCTGTCGCTGAGACGCGACGCCGAGCTGATCCGCGACGCGCGGGCCGAGGCGATCGAACTGGTCGAGGAGGACCCGGACCTGGCCCGGCACCCGGCGCTCGCGGCGTCGGTGGCCGCGCTCGTCGACGAGGAACGCGCCGAATACCTGGAGAAGGGCTGA
- a CDS encoding serine hydrolase domain-containing protein: MSTPSLERGVLLLARGDELLVDRVAGVADETSGRRCTPATGFQIASISKQMAAVAVLLLAERGALSLSDPVVRRLPGTPPPQWSGITLHHLLTHTSGLGHWEDYPAIDLHGPAEPDDLLDRFAALPPLFRPGVGWHYSSPGYVLLARTVERAADRQYAEFLAEEVFAPLGMTGSFAGSGDGRPDVATGHEGGRPVPSWDLATVSMGAGDVWCTGADLLTWLDVPRRGRLLAPASVAAMTAPHAPTGRPDEAYGYGFFVGPLAGRRALHHSGDNGGYKAFAAWLPDSDERLVLLTNQAEVDPVAVTSVLDTV, encoded by the coding sequence ATGTCGACACCATCACTCGAACGCGGCGTGCTGCTTCTGGCCCGAGGTGACGAGCTTCTGGTGGACCGGGTCGCCGGAGTCGCCGACGAGACGTCCGGCCGACGCTGCACCCCGGCGACGGGATTCCAGATCGCCTCGATCAGCAAGCAGATGGCGGCCGTGGCGGTGCTGCTGCTCGCCGAGCGGGGAGCGTTGAGCCTGTCCGACCCGGTCGTGCGCCGGCTGCCCGGCACGCCGCCGCCGCAGTGGTCCGGCATCACGCTGCACCACCTGCTCACCCACACGTCCGGCCTCGGCCACTGGGAGGACTACCCGGCGATCGACCTGCACGGGCCGGCCGAGCCGGACGACCTGCTCGACCGGTTCGCGGCGCTGCCGCCGCTGTTCCGGCCCGGGGTGGGATGGCACTACAGCAGCCCCGGTTACGTGCTGCTGGCCCGGACCGTCGAGCGGGCGGCCGACCGGCAGTACGCCGAGTTCCTCGCCGAGGAGGTCTTCGCGCCGCTGGGCATGACGGGCAGCTTCGCCGGTTCCGGCGACGGGCGGCCGGACGTGGCGACCGGGCACGAGGGCGGCCGGCCGGTGCCGTCCTGGGACCTGGCGACGGTGAGCATGGGCGCGGGTGACGTCTGGTGCACCGGGGCGGACCTGCTCACCTGGCTGGACGTACCGCGTCGGGGCCGGCTGCTCGCCCCGGCCTCGGTGGCGGCGATGACCGCGCCGCACGCGCCCACCGGCCGCCCCGACGAGGCGTACGGCTACGGGTTCTTCGTGGGCCCGCTGGCCGGCCGGCGGGCGCTGCACCACTCCGGGGACAACGGTGGCTACAAGGCGTTCGCCGCCTGGCTGCCCGACTCCGACGAGCGGCTCGTCCTGCTGACCAACCAGGCCGAGGTCGACCCGGTCGCGGTCACGTCGGTGCTCGACACGGTCTGA
- a CDS encoding cell wall anchor protein — protein sequence MNRLHLRRAAVLTAGTLLGLAGVATVAGPAAAHHPEPSGSYCATPNGAVTVTWSVTSSETDISGRITKLVSTVPGPVSGDLAVGAELKPAGKGTLTGTQTHTFSGPVPELKLTVGAHWDRGRKSHEGERTVTARPARDCATPSPSPSPSTPPSVTPSPSTPPRTTTPTPSASVPPSPSTPPSSPAAPAEPIFKLDQDCDSMTFVVENPAAGAPFTATLTTEKGVTRTLASEPGKTSSVEFDAYPGLKVTVKYDVVEDAETIPYAQPDDCSGQGGGLPVTGPAAGAIAGGAALLLTAGAVLFVTARRRRIRFTA from the coding sequence GTGAATCGTCTCCACCTCCGGCGTGCCGCCGTCCTCACCGCCGGCACGCTGCTCGGCCTCGCGGGCGTCGCCACCGTCGCCGGCCCGGCCGCCGCCCACCACCCCGAGCCGTCCGGCAGCTACTGCGCCACCCCGAACGGCGCGGTCACCGTCACCTGGTCCGTGACCAGCAGCGAGACCGACATCTCCGGCCGCATCACCAAGCTTGTGTCCACTGTGCCCGGACCGGTCAGCGGGGACCTGGCGGTCGGCGCCGAGCTGAAGCCGGCCGGAAAGGGCACGCTCACCGGCACCCAGACCCACACGTTCTCCGGCCCGGTTCCGGAGCTGAAGCTCACCGTCGGGGCGCACTGGGACCGGGGCCGCAAGTCGCACGAGGGCGAGCGGACCGTGACGGCCCGCCCGGCCCGCGACTGCGCGACGCCGAGCCCGTCGCCGTCGCCCAGCACGCCGCCGAGCGTCACCCCCTCGCCGAGCACGCCGCCGCGGACCACCACCCCGACGCCGTCGGCGTCCGTCCCGCCGAGCCCGTCCACCCCGCCCAGCTCTCCGGCCGCGCCGGCGGAGCCCATCTTCAAGCTCGACCAGGACTGCGACTCGATGACCTTCGTGGTGGAGAACCCGGCGGCGGGCGCGCCGTTCACCGCCACGCTGACCACCGAGAAGGGCGTCACCAGGACGCTCGCGTCCGAGCCCGGCAAGACCAGCTCGGTCGAGTTCGACGCCTACCCGGGCCTCAAGGTCACCGTGAAGTACGACGTGGTCGAGGACGCCGAGACCATCCCGTACGCCCAGCCGGACGACTGCTCCGGCCAGGGTGGCGGCCTGCCGGTCACCGGCCCCGCCGCGGGCGCCATCGCGGGCGGCGCCGCGCTGCTGCTCACCGCCGGCGCGGTGCTGTTCGTGACGGCTCGTCGCCGCCGGATCCGCTTCACCGCCTGA
- the rsmD gene encoding 16S rRNA (guanine(966)-N(2))-methyltransferase RsmD: protein MTRIVAGTLGGRRIAAPPGAGTRPTSDRVREALFSAVQADLDLDGARFADLYAGSGAVGLEALSRGAAHVLLVESDARAARVVRENIAALRAAPAARLVTGKVATVLAAGPADGPYDVVFADPPYAVPDTEITAMLAALVDGGWLAPDALVIVERSSRSGPVTWVEGVTPERSRRYGETTLWYGRRS from the coding sequence GTGACCCGGATCGTGGCCGGCACGCTCGGCGGACGGCGGATCGCCGCGCCGCCCGGCGCGGGCACCCGGCCCACCTCGGACCGGGTCCGGGAAGCGTTGTTCAGCGCCGTCCAGGCCGATCTCGACCTGGACGGGGCCCGCTTCGCCGACCTGTACGCCGGTTCCGGCGCGGTCGGCCTGGAGGCGCTGTCCCGGGGCGCCGCGCACGTGCTGCTGGTCGAGTCCGACGCGCGGGCCGCCCGGGTCGTCCGGGAGAACATCGCCGCGCTCCGGGCCGCCCCCGCCGCGCGCCTGGTCACCGGCAAGGTCGCCACCGTGCTGGCCGCCGGTCCGGCCGACGGGCCGTATGACGTGGTCTTCGCCGATCCGCCTTACGCGGTGCCGGACACCGAGATCACCGCGATGCTGGCGGCGCTGGTCGACGGCGGCTGGCTCGCCCCGGACGCCCTGGTGATCGTCGAGCGGTCCAGCCGATCCGGACCGGTCACGTGGGTGGAAGGTGTCACTCCGGAGCGCAGCAGACGTTACGGCGAGACCACTCTTTGGTACGGTCGCCGATCATGA